In a single window of the Planctomycetota bacterium genome:
- the moaA gene encoding GTP 3',8-cyclase MoaA, protein MPETPNPALRYLRISVTSRCNLRCVYCRPTSGAEGADLLSRDEIVRFVRLAVGCGIEKVRVTGGEPLVRGDLVPIVRDLAAIPGLLDLGLTTNATLLAPLARPLREAGLRRVNIGLSALTPTVYRQITRGGEVRDALAGLRAALDAGFEPVKVNVVLMRGVNDGEIAAIAGLTREDPLEVRFVEYMPFGAGADAGHHHVVPAAEVLARLRELGELAPLPGQRGPAAARGFRIAGHRGSVGVIAPHSEPFCHACNRVRLTADGRLRACLIEGGERDILPLIRRGLDRPTLERLLAEAAAAKPAAHKGSFRGEMHRIGG, encoded by the coding sequence GCAATCTGAGGTGCGTCTACTGCCGACCCACGTCGGGCGCCGAAGGCGCCGACCTGCTGTCGCGCGACGAGATCGTCCGCTTCGTGCGCCTGGCCGTGGGCTGCGGCATCGAGAAGGTGCGGGTGACGGGCGGCGAGCCGCTAGTGCGCGGCGACCTCGTGCCCATCGTCCGCGACCTCGCCGCCATTCCTGGCCTTCTCGACCTGGGCCTCACGACGAATGCCACGCTGCTGGCCCCGCTCGCCCGCCCACTGCGCGAGGCGGGGCTCCGCCGTGTGAACATCGGCCTCTCTGCCCTCACGCCCACCGTCTACCGGCAGATCACCCGCGGCGGCGAGGTGCGCGACGCCCTGGCCGGGCTGCGCGCCGCGCTCGACGCAGGCTTCGAGCCCGTCAAGGTCAACGTGGTGTTGATGCGCGGCGTCAACGACGGCGAGATCGCCGCCATCGCGGGGCTGACGCGCGAGGACCCCCTCGAGGTGCGGTTCGTGGAGTACATGCCATTCGGCGCGGGGGCCGACGCGGGCCACCACCACGTCGTCCCCGCGGCCGAGGTGCTGGCCCGCTTGCGCGAGCTGGGCGAGTTGGCGCCATTGCCGGGCCAGCGCGGGCCGGCGGCGGCGCGCGGCTTCCGCATCGCGGGCCACCGGGGCTCCGTGGGCGTCATCGCGCCCCACTCCGAGCCCTTTTGCCACGCCTGCAACCGCGTGCGGCTCACGGCCGATGGCCGACTGCGCGCCTGCCTCATCGAGGGGGGGGAGCGGGACATCCTGCCGCTCATCCGGCGGGGGCTCGACCGGCCCACGCTGGAGCGCCTGCTGGCCGAGGCGGCGGCCGCCAAGCCGGCCGCTCACAAGGGCTCATTTCGCGGGGAAATGCACAGGATCGGCGGCTGA